Proteins encoded together in one Mercenaria mercenaria strain notata unplaced genomic scaffold, MADL_Memer_1 contig_3003, whole genome shotgun sequence window:
- the LOC128552653 gene encoding uncharacterized protein LOC128552653, with product MSSAVDCCIDEWVQSVHSLVSKDGESKNKLRLYQKFKFDYEHEQYVNMELDTLLGAFGLTEPSSTNSTQSHLCRANDTHEDSEDEIETTDNIDTHVSRYLSQESETYQVDSENDDPQFDLDKLDSVYDKGCGCSKNCFLQFSVEEIRSNIYNLRELTKTEKELLIMGTLKKIGNDQRCRSGERKRVRYEYIFNGIKICQDAFLVIYDIGLWTVRALLKHMKEKGVQPRVHGNFGRKAPNAFSHETIKDAVQFLLNYASEEGLPQPAAPRGRGEKAPVYLPSKNTKQSIHQEYVTACSQIEKQYVGLSTFKDLWKRCVPHIKIAAPKDDVCKTCEDFRQDIQLARTEDEKLSATEKYHNHVLQARKEREIYRECVERSTNMFERLRRQDERSGDNFSCNDVHYTFDFSQYVKLPHHTREKGPTYFIQPRKIQIFGYRVDGDKQYNFLIDENETIGRDGQLVHGPDAVISMLDHAFANYSLGENECSLHADNCFGQNKNRYVLGYLSWRIMTQRHQKITYMMQLPGHTRCLIDAGFGNIKTLYRRKDCDTLQHIAEVVSNSSHSNQPVTYDGGSGWVWRAWKTFIGDRFKKVPNVAKYHFFRFSSEEPGVVYMRQSAVDENEVRFVICKTHLLEMARDDVPSQIVPPGLSAERVRYLYRHVRPLVRRPFQDVLCPAPEES from the exons ATGAGTTCTGCTGTGGACTGTTGTATTGATGAATGGGTACAGTCTGTACATAGTTTAGTAAGTAAAGATGgtgaaagtaaaaacaaactaCGTTTATATCAGAAGTTTAAATTTGACTATGAGCACGAACAATATGTAAATATG gaattAGATACATTGTTGGGTGCGTTTGGCTTAACTGAACCTTCGTCCACAAACAGTACACAGTCTCATTTGTGTCGTGCTAATGATACACATGAGGACAGTGAAGATGAAATAGAGACCACAGATAACATTGACACCCACGTTAGCAGGTACTTATCACAAGAATCTGAGACTTATCAAGTAGATTCTGAAAATGATGATCCACAGTTTGACTTAGATAAACTGGACAGTGTTTATGACAAGGGTTGTGGGTGTTCTAAGAACTGTTTCTTGCAGTTTTCTGTCGAAGAAATTAGATCAAACATATATAATTTGAGGGaattgacaaaaacagaaaaggAGCTGCTAATTAtgggaacattaaaaaaaatcggAAATGACCAGAGATGCAGAAGTGGTGAAAGGAAACGTGTACGCTATGAATACATCTTTAATGGTATTAAGATATGTCAAGATGCTTTTCTTGTAATTTATGACATAGGTTTATGGACAGTTAGAGCTCTCCTGAAACATATGAAAGAAAAAGGCGTTCAACCTCGAGTTCATGGGAATTTTGGTAGAAAAGCACCTAACGCGTTTTCGCATGAAACCATTAAAGATGCAGTGCAGTTTCTCCTGAATTATGCTAGTGAGGAAGGGCTTCCACAGCCAGCAGCTCCACGTGGCCGGGGAGAAAAAGCACCAGTCTACCTTCCTTCAAAAAATACTAAGCAGTCCATTCATCAAGAATATGTTACAGCATGCAGTCAAATTGAAAAGCAATATGTTGGCCTGTCTACTTTTAAAGATCTATGGAAAAGATGCGTTCCTCACATTAAAATAGCTGCTCCAAAAGATGACGTATGCAAAACTTGTGAGGATTTTCGCCAAGATATACAGCTAGCAAGAACAGAAGATGAAAAACTGTCTGCCACAGAGAAATATCATAATCATGTATTACAAGCTAGGAAAGAAAGAGAAATATACCGGGAGTGTGTTGAAAGATCAACAAACATGTTTGAGAGATTAAGGCGACAAGACGAAAGAAGTGGAGACAACTTTTCATGCAACGACGTACACTACACGTTCGATTTCTCACaatatgtcaaattaccccaccacACCAGAGAAAAAGGCCCGACATACTTTATTCAACCCAGAAAAATCCAGATCTTTGGATACAGAGTGGATGGAGACAAACAGTACAACTTCCTTATTGATGAGAATGAGACAATAG GACGTGATGGCCAGTTGGTACATGGACCTGACGCTGTAATATCTATGTTAGACCATGCATTTGCCAACTACAGTTTGGGTGAAAATGAGTGTAGCTTGCATGCAGACAACTGCTTTG GTCAAAACAAGAACCGTTACGTCCTCGGTTACCTGTCTTGGAGAATTATGACGCAGCGTCACCAGAAAATCACGTACATGATGCAACTTCCTGGACACACAAG gtGTTTGATCGATGCAGGATTTGGGAACATTAAGACACTGTACCGAAGGAAGGATTGTGACACATTACAACATATAGCTGAAGTCGTTAGCAACAGTTCCCATAGTAACCAGCCTGTTACCTATGACGGAGGAAGTGGATGGGTTTGGAGGGCATGGAAAACTTTCATTGGTGATAGATTTAAGAAAGTGCCAAATGTCGCAAAATATCACTTCTTCCGTTTTAGTTCTGAGGAGCCAGGGGTTGTGTACATGAGGCAGTCAGCTGTTGACGAAAACGAGGTGCGCTTCGTTATTTGCAAAACGCACCTGTTGGAGATGGCCAGAGATGACGTCCCGTCTCAGATAGTTCCTCCCGGCCTTTCTGCTGAACGTGTGCGTTACCTGTACCGGCACGTGCGTCCTCTAGTCAGACGACCATTTCAGGATGTTTTATGCCCTGCTCCAGAAGAGTCGTAA